The window ttttcatgaTTCAAAAGCCTTTTTTGTATGAATACAATTCGCATGTGTTTCTCCAAAAGATATGAAAGCATCGGCGTGATTTGAACCAAGAAATCTCAGATGATAAAAGCTATATCATTGTCTCAACAACTTAATGCGTCTGTTACCTTTGGATTGAGAGTGAAGTAGGCTTGAGGGTGTGATATATTCAGAAGAAACAAGAGTTCAACGGCTTCGTCTTCTTCTAAGATTGCTTTTGTTACCTAGGATAGGAGGCTCACATGGATGAGTTGACCGTGCGGCTTTGATTGTTGTTTAAAAAATGTATTTcctgaaagaaagaaaaaagaatttaaaaggTTGCCCACCAATTTGTCCCATTCTCCAAGAGTGAAAATATTTTGTCCCATCTTCACCAGGAATCCTGAAGTGGAATCACAACCCAATTCCAATCGATTTCAACCTACAAAACCCAGCATACAAGCTCCATGTATATCTCTCCCACCAAAGCTTTCcctaccaaataaaaaaaaaatgccctTTTCCCACTCACTTTCCATACCTGAGCTTGGATTCTCTCCTTCCATGGAGATTTATCAGTTTCCCAGTCGCCACTGCAGCACCCAGTTGAGTTCTTCAAAACCCAGAATTCAAAATCACAGATTTCAGCAGCATGGCTATCAGGGAAATGGCGTCAGCCTCTGTGGATTGCAATTGGGGTCTTGGAGTTCTCAAGCTTTTGGCCATGGATGTAGTTTGCAGTTGGGTAGAGTCAGACCCAGAAGCCGAAAACTCAAAGTTCTCTCCTTTGGGCATGGTAGAAGCTCACTTCCCAATGATTGCAAGCTCAGTGGATTGGGTTTAGGGTATGGCAAAAGCAAATTGTTTCAAGGGAGTCATTTGGGGGGTTCAGATTTTAGTAGGTACAGGCATGGGAGAGTGGAATTGGGGTTGGATGAGGTGAATTCGAGGAATTTTAGTTTCGTTGTGAGGTCTAGTTCGACATTGAGTGTGGAGAAAGAGGTGGAAAGGGAGGGAGGTGGCGGGAAGAAAAATTATGATGCCATTGTTATAGGGTCAGGAATTGGAGGGTTGGTTGCAGCAACACAATTGGCTGTGAAGGGTGCaaaggttttggttttggagaaGTACGTGATTCCTGGTGGGAGCTCTGGGTATTATGAGAGGGATGGTTATACTTTTGATGTTGGATCTTCTGTGATGTTTGGGTTCAGCGATAAGGTCAGTTTTTCGTGTaaagttttgatttttcgttgCATACATTGCGGTTTACTTGATAGCTATATGAGTTGAGTTGAAAATGGTTGAATAGAACTTGATTATTCCATATGTCAAAAATCTTGTCCGTCATAAAGCATGTAAActagtaaaaaaattattatcctactgaaaggaaaaaaaacattacTAAAAGTAGAAAGGATTAGTCCTCTCTTTCGAATAATTCAATGTATATTACACCTTGTTATCAGTGGCTCTTTGTTGACTGATTGAAAAGTTACTTTGCGCTATGATTTTGACTTTCTGTGATAGTAGTTCGATATCTGTGACGGAAATAATTGTGCAGAAGTTTGaagaatttcttttctttcttttcttaatcaaaAGAACTTGTGGAAACTTATTGGAGGTTGTGAGTTACTACCATGAAGAGCATTGTGTCCTTGTAGAAACTTGTACGCATGGGAATGTAACAGCAGACATTCATTACAGTATTTCCCATAGACATGCTACAGTTAGTTAACAAGTGACATATAGAGCTTAAGGACTCTGGGGAAAAAAAGGAAGGATTTGTCCAAGGGCAGACACATGTCTGAATCGGAAAGTAGTCATTAACTGAAAGTGTTTAAATTTACAGCAAGGTGGTCTGCAAATATGTAAAAGATAATTAACTCTCATCCATGTTGTATGTTTTGGTATAACTTTACATTTTACTTCTTTTGGTAATGACATGCAGTTCTGATTTTCTAAGCATGAACTCCATCTTGTTGGCATTTTGTATTGGTTGAAGAACTTTTATTTGTCCTGCATCTGTCATGGTTCAGTGAGGCCTGCATTTTGTCGGTTTTGATATTTTCTCATGAACTATTATCACTGAATTTGTAATATGGCAGGGCAATTTAAATTTGATAACCCAAGCACTGGCAGCTGTAGGTTGTGAGATGCCGGTGATACCTGATCCGACTACTGTCCATTACCATCTACCTGATAATCTTTCTGTCGTAGTGCACAGAGAATACAGTGAATTTATTTCAGAACTTACTAATAAATTTCCCCATGAAAAGCAAGGGATTCTCAAATTCTATGGTGTATGTTGGAAGGTCTGTTCTTTTCGTTTTTCATTTACTTTTCAAGTTGACTGGGAGTTCCTTTGGGATATTTCCGTTACTTGTAATTCCGAACTGACACTAATACATTGTGTACATATGTAAAGATTTTCAATGCCTTGAACTCATTGGAACTGAAGTCACTTGAGGAGCCAATCTACCTTTTTGGACAGTTCTTTCAAAAGCCTGTTGAATGCTTGACACTTGGTAagcatttgtttttgtatatttttttcgCTGCAATGACTTTTCAAACCTAAATTCGAGTCATCGTGCAAGATATAATTTAGCCTTTGGTTTGTCTTTCCAGCTTTACCTTGGATATTTTTTGGGGGCAACATTATAGTTATTATGTCCGTAGGATTAAATTATTGGTTAAAGTAGTTGAAAACGGGAAAATTTTGAATCCCTAATTGATCGATGCTTGCAGTTATTTAATGAGATCTATTGATGCAGTTACTTGAACAGAAAAGAAATTGATACTTTTAGTCTAGGACTTCGGTTCGTTATCTGTGTTTTCAAATGCTTACATGATGGGCTAACTATTGCAGCCTACTATTTGCCTCAAAATGCTGGGGATATAGCTCGCAAATACATTCAGGACCCCCAGCTGTTGTCTTTCATAGATGCAGAGGTGGGTTGTTCGATCCTATTGAAATTCGTATTTACGATTTTATATCATTTGTAAATTTATTCGTCTTTGGTGGTCTACGAATGGTCTTCCTTCCCCTCCATCTCATAAAAAGTTTTACATTTGTATCCAGTGTTTTATTGTGAGTACAGTCAAGGCTTTGCAAACACCAATGATCAATGCAAGCATGGTAAGATTTTCAAGTTGCTCTTTGGGTACTTCCTTGTGTATTTTCCTCTTGTCATTTATGATTTCGACAGGTTATGTGTGATAGGCATTATGGTGGGATTAACTACCCTGTTGGTGGTGTTGGTGGAATTGCAAAGTCCTTAGCAAAGGGTCTGGTAGACCAGGGCAGTGAGATACTTTACAAGGCCAATGTTACTAACATCATAGTTGATCAGGGCAGAGCGGTGAGTTCAAATTTAGTCTTGGATTAGTGATGCAAAGATATCTATTCTTTGCTTCATTTATACTAGTCAAAGATAattttgtttatgttattttagTGTGCATGTAGGTTGGAGTAAGGCTTTCAGATGGGAgggaattctttgcaaaaaccATAATATCAAATGCTACAAGATGGAATACCTTTGGTTAGTGAGACCAGCAGTTAATTTATTGGATGATCGTTGTTTGCTGCCGGATGTTGCGCTGTTATATGTAGCTCGTTTAAAGGAAGTCTAATCACCTTCAACTTTATTTTAGGAAAACTGATAAAAGCAGACCAGGTCCCGAAACAAGAGGAAGATTTTCAGAAAGTTTATGTTAAGGCCCCATCTTTTCTTTCCATTCACATGGGGGTGAAAGCTGAGGTTTTGCCACCAGAAACAGATTGCCACCATTTTGTGCTTGAGGtacttttgtttttccttttcagtaACATCATTTGCTAGGATACGTTTTTGGGCTTTGAACTAGGAATGTTTTTGCTCATCTTTTCTTCATTGTCTTCCATGTTTTTCAGGATGATTGGACGAGGTTAGAAGAGCCTTATGGAAGTATATTTTTAAGCATTCCAACTGTTCTTGATTCATCGTTGGCCCCAGAAGGACGCCATATTCTTCACATATTTACAACCTCTTCCATAGAGGACTGGGAGGTAACCATTTGTTGTCAAAGTTACATTGATTCCTTCTCCACTCTCTTTCCGTAGCCAGCCCCTCCTTgtacattgtaattgtaacttgAGTAACTAACGAGGTGGAGATTTCTTTATAGGGACTCTCTCGAAAGGACTATGAGGCAAAGAAGGAGCTTGTAGCAGATGAAATCATTTGCAGATTAGAGAATAAACTATTTCCAGGGCTCAAATCGTCCATCGTTTTTAAGGAGGTAATATTGTACCCTATTCACTTCTAATCTTTACTCACCCAATTGAGATATCTGAAATAGTGTTAAGGTTGTGAGCCTTGTGACATGGAAAGGAGAGAGACAGAGCAGAAGATGGGAggaaattagaaaaaaatgttTGAGGGCTTAGCACTTCTCTCCCTAGAACTTACATATTTATTAAATACGTGTTTATTCTCTTCAACTTAACAAATGTTCCTCCTAAGGGGCATTTGAATTTTTAGGCTCCCTGCTTTCTATGAGCTTAACCAAGCTGATTCCACAAAATATTCCCTTCTGTGGGTGAATACTTAGGTATGCTTAGGATTCTTAGAATTCCACAACTTTTAGTTTACACgatttgatatgattattgAAAGCTTCTCCAATCTTGGCAGGTGGGAACACCAAAGACACACAGGCGGTACCTGGCTCGTGACAAGGGTACTTACGGACCAATACCACGAAATACTCCTAAGGGATTATTGGGAATGCCATTCAATACCACCGTAAGTTCAGTTACAATATCAAATGGATGTTTTAATAGTAGTCATTGATTTTAAGCATACTGAACAAAGTGTGCTATGCGATGATGAAAAATGCAGGCCATAGATGGTCTTTACTGTGTTGGTGATAGCTGCTTTCCGGGACAAGGAGTTATAGCCGTATCCTTCTCAGGAGTAATGTGTGCTCATCGAGTAGCTGCTGATATTGGTATTTTCTCAGCGTTCTTTTTATCCCTTTTGGGGTTGCTTTTGTAATCTGATTTTACTCTTGAAAAGAAGTTTAATGGAACAAAGGTGCCACTGGCAGCTCCTCTTTCTGAACCAAAAGAGGCATCATGGGCACCTCCTACCTTCTCCTCATCCCTAGAAAAAGCCTGCCAAGTTTGGTCTTCATGGGCAGTCTTTTCTTTTTACAGCATAGGAAATTAGAGTAAAAAGATGTGGAATTAAAGTATTGGTAAGGGTAACAGTATATTttcattaacaaaaaaaaatattggggtGATTAAGGAGCGAACAGAGGGAGTTCAAATGCAGCGATCCATAGCTGATTTGATGTGTAGAACTGTTTAGAGCTTTTATGTTGGTTTATTTATTTCGTTTCCtcagttttttatttctttggcaGGGCTTGAGAAGAAGTCACCAGTATTGGATGCTGCCCTCCTTCGACTACTTGGATGGTTAAGGACATTAGCGTGAGGACTTCATACAGGACAATATGTAATGCAGCTTGGCATTTTGGCTGCAGATGCATTATCTTCTTTATCACATACCACGGTAGCTCTAACAGCAGTTGGGATATATATCATCCATACTATTTAGCAGCGATTTTCGATGGGATAATATAAGATCATTATGGCCATTTGGCTGGAATGGCAGGTATATATCCTGCTTGTAAGTTAGCATTCTTGTGCAGCAGGTAGACGCGTATGTACGCGGTATCTGTCATATAGTTTATACATGAGCTATAGAGAAACTGTACAGTGGTCTCCATGTTGTAAGAAGTATAACCCTTTCCTGCCAAGTCTGTTAGCTGATAAATTTTAGACTTCTTAGAATGGAGACTGCAAGTTCCAGATTAGTTAACTTTGAAACTCATTCTTTTAAGGATAGTGTTATTcgcacactcatttttacctctcacgtacccttgttaatttttggccCTTTATATTCTTGAATtcatttaatccaacggtcaaaAATTGAGAAAGATGTGTGACAAGTAAAAATGCATGTACTATCGTCTTTTAATTGATCTAGGCTTCCTTGAAGACTTGATCACATTAGTTGGGGAAGAGCTTATGAAAATCTTTTTATGATGAAAGTCTTTCCGGCCCCACGGAAGAAGCGGATAACCGTGACTTGTTACCAGATGTTCctctttttaagaaaaaataaaaataaaaagaactcCCATTTTTCTTGGGATACTTTATCTCAAGATTGCAAAATTTGTTGGCAAAAGGTCGAtggatttatatatattttttctttagaATCTCCATTGTTAGGTTATTTTAAGGGTTTACGGTGTGGAAAGCTTCCTAACCTTTAACAATTTAACTCACTAACGCTATAAGTAAATAAACAAAAGAACTGCGCTAATTACAATTTACACCATCTAGGTTTACAGTGGTTTTCAAAATGAGCAATAAGATTCAAGTTTCTCACATATGgcactaaattttttttttttttaataaatgcactaactattttaaaatcatgtaatttagGTCTTCCAGTTGTTTGACCTACTTACCCTTTACCAAAATTATTGACGATCATAAGACTCATTTCTGAGTTGACGGGTTGTGTCACATTTCTGAGTCGACTTCGATTTCGGAGAAGAAGCGCAAGCGCTgcacaaacaaaaagaaaaaggtcaAGAAAGAGGATGGAGTGGGATCATAGAAGTTAGGGTCATAGTTGTTGGTATTGAGAAGTTTACTAACTCAATACCAAAATATGTGGgtgataagtttacaaactctatcacacctctcactttcattctcaataaaattggacaaaaatAGAGAAATGAGGGAAGCTACAAGCTTTGGGAAACAAGGCACTTTGATATATGAAAAGAGAGTTTACAAACACAATAGCTTACAAGCTGAAAATGAGAATGGGAAATGGGATTCGGATGGGATGCTCTAAGGCTTAGCAAGATGGCCTATTTATACAAAACTGAAATTGATAAACAATACAACAACACATACAATGAAAGATGGTGTTTACCATCTTTCCACTCTTTCAAACACATGCAGCAACTTTGGATAGTTGGCACACACATACATTGCATCCTTCCAGCTTGCAAACACAACCTTTCGGCTAGCACACAGCATGGCAGCACA is drawn from Malus domestica chromosome 14, GDT2T_hap1 and contains these coding sequences:
- the LOC103454192 gene encoding prolycopene isomerase, chloroplastic (The RefSeq protein has 1 substitution compared to this genomic sequence) — translated: MEIYQFPSRHCSTQLSSSKPRIQNHRFQQHGYQGNGVSLCGLQLGSWSSQAFGHGCSLQLGRVRPRSRKLKVLSFGHGRSSLPNDCKLSGLGLGYGKSKLFQGSHLGGSDFNRYRHGRVELGLDEVNSRNFSFVVRSSSTLSVEKEVEREGGGGKKNYDAIVIGSGIGGLVAATQLAVKGAKVLVLEKYVIPGGSSGYYERDGYTFDVGSSVMFGFSDKGNLNLITQALAAVGCEMPVIPDPTTVHYHLPDNLSVVVHREYSEFISELTNKFPHEKQGILKFYGVCWKIFNALNSLELKSLEEPIYLFGQFFQKPVECLTLAYYLPQNAGDIARKYIQDPQLLSFIDAECFIVSTVKALQTPMINASMVMCDRHYGGINYPVGGVGGIAKSLAKGLVDQGSEILYKANVTNIIVDQGRAVGVRLSDGREFFAKTIISNATRWNTFGKLIKADQVPKQEEDFQKVYVKAPSFLSIHMGVKAEVLPPETDCHHFVLEDDWTRLEEPYGSIFLSIPTVLDSSLAPEGRHILHIFTTSSIEDWEGLSRKDYEAKKELVADEIICRLENKLFPGLKSSIVFKEVGTPKTHRRYLARDKGTYGPIPRNTPKGLLGMPFNTTAIDGLYCVGDSCFPGQGVIAVSFSGVMCAHRVAADIGLEKKSPVLDAALLRLLGWLRTLA